The Alphaproteobacteria bacterium genome includes a region encoding these proteins:
- a CDS encoding N-acetylmuramoyl-L-alanine amidase has protein sequence MNEPRFIEHPSPNHDTRPAGGAIDILLLHYTGMTTCRAALERLCDPAAKVSAHYAIDEDGACYRLVAEERRAWHAGVSHWAGIRDVNAHSIGIELVNPGHEFGYRDFPEAQMEALENLARAILAHHPIPAHRVLGHSDVAPTRKQDPGERFDWARLARAGVGLWPDASFRISANASRLGPGASGPAVTNLQLALSGFGYGVEGTGLYDPTTEAVVTAFQRHFRQRCVDGVADPETVSLLHHLLGRLPTE, from the coding sequence GTGAACGAACCGCGTTTCATCGAACATCCCTCACCCAACCACGACACGCGTCCGGCCGGCGGTGCGATCGATATCCTTCTTCTTCACTATACCGGAATGACGACGTGTCGTGCCGCACTCGAACGGCTATGCGATCCTGCGGCGAAAGTCAGCGCCCATTACGCCATCGACGAGGACGGCGCCTGTTACCGTCTGGTGGCCGAGGAACGTCGGGCCTGGCACGCGGGTGTCAGCCATTGGGCAGGCATTCGCGATGTGAACGCACATTCGATCGGGATCGAACTGGTCAATCCAGGCCACGAGTTCGGCTATCGCGATTTCCCTGAGGCGCAGATGGAAGCCCTTGAAAACCTCGCCAGGGCAATCCTTGCGCACCATCCCATTCCCGCGCATCGGGTCCTTGGGCACTCCGACGTGGCTCCCACGCGAAAGCAAGACCCGGGCGAGCGTTTCGACTGGGCGCGGCTCGCGCGCGCCGGAGTTGGCCTCTGGCCGGATGCGAGCTTTCGGATTTCCGCCAACGCCAGCCGACTTGGCCCCGGTGCCTCAGGTCCGGCCGTTACAAATCTCCAGCTTGCCCTATCCGGCTTTGGCTACGGCGTTGAAGGGACAGGACTCTACGATCCAACCACGGAAGCGGTCGTAACCGCCTTCCAGCGGCATTTCCGCCAGCGATGCGTCGATGGCGTCGCCGACCCGGAGACGGTCAGCCTGCTGCATCACCTTTTGGGCCGGTTGCCGACCGAATAG
- the rsmH gene encoding 16S rRNA (cytosine(1402)-N(4))-methyltransferase RsmH, with product MIAANGLPGGHVPVMLREVLSVLAPRDDGIYVDGTFGLGGYSEALLRAARCTVWGIDRDPVALERGERLVQHYEDRLTLLSGRYGEMGDLLAKHDITAVDGVALDLGVSSIQIDDPARGFSFRADGPLDMRMERDGASAADIVNTLDEASLARIIHHYGEERFARQIARAIVAARTEAPIDTTGRLATIIRRVVRQGRDGIDPSTRTFQALRIHVNDELGELDRGLAAAERILAPGGRLAVVAFHSLEDRKIKRFLKARSAVGASKSRLLPGEVAPRAASFELIAKKAMRPKDDEIASNPRARSARLRAAVRTGAAAWPVEASPAEEVP from the coding sequence ATGATCGCGGCGAATGGCCTCCCCGGCGGCCACGTGCCGGTCATGCTGCGCGAAGTGCTTTCCGTGCTGGCCCCACGTGACGATGGAATCTATGTCGACGGCACGTTCGGCCTCGGCGGCTATTCCGAGGCTTTGCTTCGAGCCGCCCGCTGCACGGTTTGGGGAATCGATCGCGACCCGGTGGCGCTCGAGCGCGGGGAGCGGCTCGTGCAGCACTACGAAGACCGCCTCACGCTGCTTTCCGGCCGCTACGGCGAGATGGGCGACCTGCTCGCAAAGCATGACATCACGGCGGTCGACGGCGTTGCCCTCGATCTCGGCGTGAGCTCCATCCAGATCGACGACCCCGCGCGCGGGTTCTCCTTTCGCGCGGACGGCCCGCTCGACATGCGCATGGAACGGGACGGCGCCAGTGCCGCCGATATCGTCAACACCCTCGACGAAGCATCGCTTGCCCGCATCATTCACCATTATGGCGAGGAAAGGTTTGCCCGCCAGATCGCCCGTGCGATCGTGGCGGCCCGTACCGAGGCACCGATCGACACGACGGGCCGCCTCGCCACCATCATCCGCCGTGTCGTCCGCCAGGGACGCGACGGCATCGACCCCTCGACGCGAACCTTTCAAGCACTGCGCATCCACGTGAACGACGAACTTGGCGAGCTTGACCGCGGCCTCGCGGCGGCGGAGCGGATTCTCGCACCCGGCGGCCGGCTCGCCGTCGTCGCGTTTCACTCCCTCGAAGATCGCAAGATAAAGCGCTTTCTCAAGGCCCGCAGCGCGGTCGGAGCGTCGAAATCGCGGCTGCTGCCAGGCGAGGTCGCACCCCGTGCTGCGAGCTTCGAACTCATCGCCAAGAAGGCGATGCGGCCCAAGGACGATGAAATCGCAAGCAATCCGCGGGCGCGTTCGGCACGCCTACGCGCGGCCGTGCGCACGGGCGCCGCTGCGTGGCCCGTTGAGGCTTCCCCGGCCGAGGAGGTCCCATGA
- a CDS encoding division/cell wall cluster transcriptional repressor MraZ, whose translation MALFVGTVVNKVDRKGRVSVPASFRSAIAGQSFSGVVAFPSFKHKALECCAIDFMHQLARSLYDVETFSDQQEDLAATIFAEAHQLPFDSEGRIMLPQALIDHSGITELAAFVGQGPRFQIWEPKGRESFAAEARERARRQGMTLKVRPPQGAPGEGDGGAGGAP comes from the coding sequence ATGGCGCTGTTCGTCGGAACGGTGGTGAACAAGGTCGATCGGAAAGGGCGCGTGTCCGTTCCGGCGAGCTTCCGTTCCGCCATTGCGGGCCAGAGCTTTAGCGGTGTCGTCGCGTTCCCCTCCTTCAAGCACAAAGCCCTCGAATGTTGCGCCATCGACTTCATGCACCAGTTGGCCCGAAGCCTTTACGACGTTGAGACCTTCTCCGATCAACAGGAAGACCTCGCCGCCACCATTTTCGCCGAAGCCCATCAGCTCCCGTTCGATTCCGAAGGGCGCATCATGCTGCCCCAAGCGCTCATCGACCATTCGGGAATAACCGAGCTTGCGGCCTTCGTCGGACAAGGCCCTCGCTTTCAGATTTGGGAGCCCAAAGGGCGAGAGAGCTTTGCGGCCGAGGCGCGCGAGCGCGCGCGGCGCCAGGGCATGACGCTCAAGGTCCGCCCGCCCCAGGGCGCGCCGGGCGAAGGCGACGGCGGTGCTGGAGGCGCGCCATGA
- a CDS encoding penicillin-binding protein 2 codes for MMKLWRQNPCHPHHDAACNGGPVRLEGANKQALEIGRNRLVFCAGLFTIAFAVIAFRLVDVTVFSQPKEPSPEHAERATRLPLERADIVDRNGVLLATSLETASLYADPKEIRNAADTARQLVRVLPELKVKEIEEKLTREQRFVWIQRSLSPRQEYEVNRLGLPGLYFQREDRRVYPHGVLTAHVVGFTNVDNHGMAGIERHFDETLSKGGSPLVLSLDLRIQHVLREELAQGMAEYQAAAAGGAVLDARTGEVLAMVSLPDFDANKAGEAGDDERFNRMTLGVYEMGSIFKVFTAAMALETGTSKLTSSYDASHPIQIARFTINDYHNMRRALTVPEIFMYSSNIGAARMALDFGGTVQHEFLDRLGLLSQSKLEIDELGEPAFPAQWRPINTMTIAFGHGVSVEPIQVAAASAAVVNGGILHDPTLLKRRAGEDASGVRVISEGTSDEMRRLMRLVVTDGTAKEGSIPGYLLGGKTGTAEKASLHGYAKKALLSSFVGAFPMTNPKYVVLAFYDEPHATKQTHGYATGGWTAVPVVNRVVQRIAPLLGVMPIDEKDPAIERALWVQINPQERKLALN; via the coding sequence ATGATGAAGCTTTGGCGGCAGAACCCCTGCCATCCGCACCACGACGCCGCCTGTAACGGCGGTCCGGTGCGCCTTGAAGGTGCGAACAAGCAAGCACTCGAGATCGGCCGCAATCGTCTGGTCTTTTGCGCCGGCCTCTTCACCATCGCGTTCGCGGTCATCGCCTTTCGCCTCGTCGACGTCACAGTCTTCAGCCAGCCGAAGGAGCCCTCACCCGAGCATGCGGAGCGCGCCACGCGCTTGCCGCTCGAGCGCGCGGATATCGTCGACCGCAATGGCGTGCTTCTCGCGACCAGCTTGGAGACGGCCTCGCTTTACGCGGACCCGAAGGAGATCCGTAACGCGGCCGATACCGCACGCCAGCTCGTGCGGGTTTTGCCCGAGCTCAAGGTAAAGGAGATCGAGGAAAAACTGACAAGAGAGCAGCGCTTTGTTTGGATCCAACGCAGTTTGAGCCCACGTCAGGAGTATGAGGTCAATCGTCTCGGCCTGCCCGGCCTCTACTTCCAGCGCGAGGATCGGCGCGTTTATCCGCATGGCGTCTTGACTGCGCACGTCGTCGGCTTTACCAACGTCGACAATCACGGCATGGCCGGCATCGAACGCCACTTCGATGAAACGTTGTCGAAGGGTGGCTCGCCGCTCGTCCTCTCGCTCGACCTCCGGATTCAGCACGTCCTGCGCGAGGAGCTTGCCCAAGGCATGGCGGAATACCAGGCCGCGGCGGCGGGCGGTGCGGTGCTCGATGCGCGCACGGGCGAAGTGCTCGCCATGGTCTCGCTTCCGGACTTTGACGCGAACAAGGCGGGCGAGGCGGGCGATGACGAGCGCTTCAACCGCATGACGCTCGGCGTCTACGAGATGGGATCGATCTTCAAGGTGTTCACGGCGGCGATGGCGTTAGAGACCGGTACTTCCAAACTGACGAGCAGCTACGACGCCTCGCATCCGATCCAGATCGCCCGCTTCACGATCAACGACTACCACAACATGCGGCGGGCCCTTACCGTGCCCGAAATCTTCATGTATTCGTCCAACATCGGGGCCGCCAGGATGGCGCTCGACTTCGGCGGGACGGTCCAGCACGAGTTCCTCGACCGGCTGGGGCTTTTGTCGCAATCCAAGCTCGAGATCGACGAACTCGGCGAGCCCGCCTTTCCCGCCCAGTGGCGCCCGATCAACACCATGACCATCGCATTCGGGCATGGCGTGTCGGTCGAGCCGATCCAGGTTGCAGCCGCGAGTGCGGCGGTTGTGAACGGCGGAATTCTCCACGACCCCACTTTGCTCAAGCGCCGGGCGGGCGAAGACGCATCGGGCGTGCGCGTCATCTCCGAGGGCACCTCGGATGAGATGCGCCGCCTGATGCGCCTCGTAGTCACCGACGGCACGGCCAAGGAAGGTTCTATTCCCGGCTATCTTCTCGGCGGAAAGACCGGCACGGCGGAGAAAGCGTCGCTCCACGGATATGCGAAAAAAGCGCTCCTCTCCTCATTCGTCGGGGCGTTCCCCATGACCAACCCGAAATATGTGGTGCTCGCGTTTTATGACGAGCCCCACGCGACAAAGCAGACGCACGGCTACGCGACCGGCGGCTGGACCGCGGTGCCGGTGGTCAACCGCGTCGTGCAACGCATTGCCCCTCTCCTCGGCGTCATGCCGATCGACGAGAAGGACCCGGCGATCGAGCGGGCACTTTGGGTGCAGATCAATCCACAGGAACGGAAGCTTGCGCTTAATTGA
- a CDS encoding FAD-linked oxidase C-terminal domain-containing protein: MSAVPKTSSEPRLKAAALDELKALLGERFTTAMAVRQLHGKDESSFAAVPPEAVAFAQSTEEVSAIVKICARHKVPVIPFGTGTSLEGHVLAVQGGVCVDLSQMNNILRVSREDLDVTVQAGVTRKQLNENIRDTGLFFPIDPGADASLGGMAATRASGTNAVRYGTMRENVLGLTVVLPDGRVIRTAKRARKSSAGYDLTRLFVGSEGTLGVITEVTLRLYGIPEAISAAVCPFPNLEAAVNTVIQTIQMGVPIARIELIDPTAMRAINRFSKLDYPEAFTLFFEFHGSESGVKEQVETVEAIAGEHGANDFKWASRPEERNKLWQARHDAYFASIQLRPGCRGISTDVCVPISRLAECILETHKDIAKATMPITIVGHVGDGNFHLLFLIDPNNEAERHEAEAFNERMVMRALAMDGTCTGEHGVGIGKMDFLVAEHGEAVSVMRQIKRAIDPDNLMNPGKILRI, from the coding sequence ATGAGTGCAGTGCCGAAGACTTCTTCTGAACCGAGGCTCAAGGCGGCGGCCCTCGATGAACTCAAGGCGCTGTTGGGCGAACGCTTCACGACCGCGATGGCGGTGCGTCAGCTTCATGGCAAGGACGAGTCGAGCTTCGCGGCCGTACCGCCGGAGGCCGTCGCGTTCGCGCAATCGACCGAGGAAGTGAGCGCCATCGTCAAGATCTGCGCGCGCCACAAGGTGCCCGTCATTCCGTTTGGCACGGGTACGTCGCTTGAGGGCCATGTGCTGGCCGTTCAGGGCGGGGTGTGCGTCGATTTGAGCCAGATGAACAATATTCTCCGCGTGAGCCGCGAGGACCTCGACGTCACCGTCCAGGCCGGCGTTACGCGCAAACAGCTCAACGAGAACATCCGCGACACGGGGCTCTTCTTTCCGATCGACCCAGGCGCGGATGCGTCCTTGGGGGGCATGGCGGCGACGCGGGCCTCGGGTACGAATGCCGTGCGCTACGGCACCATGCGCGAGAACGTGCTCGGCCTCACCGTCGTGCTGCCCGACGGGCGCGTCATACGCACCGCGAAGCGCGCGCGGAAATCCTCTGCCGGGTACGATCTCACGCGACTTTTCGTAGGCTCCGAAGGAACGCTCGGCGTGATCACGGAAGTGACATTGCGCCTCTATGGCATACCGGAGGCGATTTCGGCTGCGGTTTGCCCGTTCCCTAATCTCGAGGCGGCGGTTAATACGGTCATTCAGACAATTCAGATGGGCGTGCCGATCGCGCGTATCGAACTCATCGATCCGACCGCGATGCGCGCCATCAATCGCTTCTCGAAGCTCGACTACCCCGAAGCCTTCACGCTTTTCTTCGAGTTCCACGGCAGCGAGAGCGGGGTCAAGGAACAGGTCGAGACCGTGGAGGCGATCGCGGGCGAGCACGGCGCCAACGATTTCAAGTGGGCGTCGAGGCCGGAGGAGCGAAACAAGCTCTGGCAGGCGCGCCATGACGCCTATTTCGCCTCGATCCAGTTGCGCCCCGGCTGTCGCGGCATTTCAACCGACGTGTGCGTGCCGATCTCGCGCCTTGCCGAGTGCATTCTCGAAACTCACAAGGACATCGCCAAAGCAACCATGCCGATCACCATCGTCGGCCATGTCGGCGACGGCAATTTCCATCTCCTCTTCCTGATCGATCCGAACAACGAGGCGGAGCGACACGAGGCCGAGGCTTTCAACGAGCGCATGGTCATGCGGGCTCTCGCCATGGATGGCACCTGCACGGGCGAGCACGGTGTGGGGATCGGCAAGATGGATTTTCTCGTCGCCGAGCATGGCGAGGCCGTGAGCGTGATGCGTCAGATCAAGCGGGCGATCGATCCGGATAACCTGATGAACCCGGGCAAGATCTTGCGCATTTGA
- a CDS encoding AsmA family protein: MKKLLIGLVVLIAGILAAAFIGPSFVDWNQYKGEIASRIEAATGCKLRIDGEISLSIIPGPYLYVGGVKFANIAGAAEPDILRLKALALNIGFSPLLESRVQVESLDLVEPQLTFERLADGRDNWHFGPNASGAATSRAKPAPANVALSPADCGLPEWIQLDRIAVHNGTLAYRDDRSGKVATLGQIDGVVVAPQIGTIRAQGKAVAAGQPFAFDTALERAGSGGLAGLTLKLSLADAKLEFAGRISDGGGSPQLTGRLQASGSDLRRFYDMFDPDGAASLPAFLAQNYAFDGSVTASAAKVAIGDLALRLGDADARGGLDIVPGTPTKATLKLALNSIDLDKWLSITAPPLPAGAARSASGTSPGTKQPVEGRNAALALPNDVDLDFDGTVEALLYRGNVVRQIHLGAGMSKGEVSLKELKAEFPGSSDLTIYGAFNAQNGKPSFSGNVELASDDLRRFLSWLMIDADGVPAERLHQLLLTAAVQLNEDQLQLRDIDANIDSSHVVGGATILLQGRPAFGVSLALDRINLDAYLPSAAGNAASGGTLPGAAPPPKARSATAGASAIPSRVLDAFDANFRARADEVTFHGERILGLRLDGTLQGGNLILRDASVDDVAGLKGNVAGKITDLDDTPKFELAGSVATAELATFLRYSGLKSATTADQWGALTLKGNVKGNPDRFAIDLDAQTRGVSYKSVGTIDFAGNAPTYDLDVNATHPDFAVFLRGVGYRPMSDKLGDLRLHAKVAGGLDKAKISNLEVGIGSTTVSGPVEISFDGPRPKIVAKLDAGPIDVDSFLPAGDPSGGEGKPRPRGQAVTGINSRWSTAPLDLAGLKSADADLTLASAALTSGQYRIESAKLTSTLSNGTLDITGLTGKLLDGNLKLSGRLEASGEPAANFDLNLDGANLGEAGLKIGAVRLIKGSLSATASLSAHGASEAAFVRALNGSGSLKVQDGTLRGIDLSAMSDRVAKLDRTVDLLALAAIATSGGESQVKSLAGSFTLKNGVGENKDLTIETDGASGKGAGTLDLPNWYMEYEIAFTLTGAADAPPFSIKLKGAPDEPRKFLDANALQEYLLKRSAAAVKDTGKENKPANAGQTAPANTEANPSADSIIQDLLKSLNKKAPQ, encoded by the coding sequence GTGAAGAAGCTGCTGATTGGCCTTGTCGTTCTGATCGCCGGAATTTTGGCGGCGGCTTTCATCGGTCCGAGCTTTGTCGACTGGAACCAGTACAAGGGCGAAATCGCGTCCCGGATCGAGGCGGCGACCGGGTGCAAGCTAAGAATCGACGGTGAAATCTCCCTCAGCATCATTCCGGGTCCCTATCTTTACGTCGGCGGCGTGAAGTTCGCCAACATCGCCGGTGCGGCGGAGCCCGACATCCTCCGACTCAAGGCGCTGGCGCTCAATATCGGCTTTTCGCCGTTGCTCGAGAGCCGCGTCCAGGTCGAAAGTCTCGATCTCGTCGAACCTCAATTGACGTTCGAACGCCTCGCGGATGGGCGGGATAATTGGCACTTCGGGCCGAACGCAAGTGGAGCGGCCACTTCGCGCGCCAAGCCAGCGCCAGCGAATGTCGCCTTGAGCCCGGCGGACTGCGGTCTGCCGGAGTGGATTCAGCTCGACCGGATTGCGGTTCACAACGGCACGCTCGCTTATCGCGACGATCGGAGCGGGAAGGTCGCAACTCTCGGCCAGATCGATGGCGTGGTCGTCGCACCGCAGATCGGGACGATCCGCGCGCAAGGCAAAGCTGTGGCAGCCGGTCAGCCTTTCGCTTTCGACACCGCACTCGAACGAGCGGGCAGCGGCGGCCTTGCGGGTCTGACCCTCAAGCTCTCGCTTGCCGATGCCAAGCTGGAATTCGCCGGCCGCATATCAGATGGCGGCGGGAGCCCTCAGCTCACAGGAAGGCTGCAAGCGTCCGGAAGCGACCTGCGCCGCTTTTACGACATGTTCGATCCGGACGGGGCAGCTTCCCTGCCGGCTTTCCTCGCGCAGAATTACGCTTTCGACGGTTCCGTCACGGCGTCGGCCGCGAAGGTCGCGATTGGCGACCTCGCCCTTCGTCTCGGAGACGCCGATGCGAGGGGAGGGCTCGACATCGTTCCCGGCACGCCCACGAAGGCAACGCTCAAGCTCGCTCTTAACAGCATCGACTTAGACAAATGGCTTTCGATCACAGCGCCACCGCTGCCCGCCGGGGCTGCGCGAAGCGCATCCGGCACCTCCCCCGGAACGAAGCAGCCGGTCGAAGGCCGCAATGCGGCCTTGGCACTGCCGAACGATGTCGATCTCGATTTCGACGGCACCGTTGAGGCCCTTCTCTACCGCGGCAACGTCGTGCGCCAAATCCACCTCGGTGCGGGGATGAGCAAGGGAGAGGTGTCGCTCAAGGAGCTGAAGGCGGAGTTTCCGGGCAGCTCCGATCTCACGATCTACGGGGCGTTCAACGCACAGAATGGCAAGCCGAGTTTCTCGGGCAATGTGGAGCTTGCATCGGACGACCTGCGTCGATTTCTTAGCTGGCTTATGATCGACGCGGATGGCGTGCCGGCCGAGCGGCTGCACCAGCTCCTGCTTACGGCGGCGGTGCAACTCAATGAGGATCAGCTACAGTTACGCGATATCGACGCCAACATCGATTCATCGCATGTCGTCGGCGGTGCTACGATCCTGCTCCAGGGGCGTCCCGCATTCGGCGTGAGCCTTGCACTCGACCGGATCAACCTCGATGCCTATTTGCCGAGTGCGGCCGGCAATGCAGCGTCGGGTGGAACGCTACCGGGTGCCGCGCCGCCGCCAAAAGCGCGATCGGCAACGGCCGGCGCGAGCGCCATTCCCTCGCGCGTCCTCGATGCGTTCGACGCGAACTTTCGCGCACGTGCGGACGAGGTCACGTTTCACGGCGAGCGAATTCTCGGCTTGCGCCTCGATGGCACGTTGCAGGGCGGCAATCTTATCCTGCGCGACGCGAGCGTCGACGACGTCGCGGGCTTGAAGGGAAATGTCGCCGGCAAGATCACGGATTTAGACGATACGCCTAAATTCGAACTCGCCGGAAGCGTGGCAACGGCGGAACTGGCGACGTTCCTGCGATATTCCGGACTCAAATCCGCCACCACCGCCGACCAGTGGGGTGCCCTTACCCTTAAGGGTAACGTCAAAGGCAATCCGGACCGGTTCGCGATCGATCTCGACGCGCAAACGAGGGGTGTGTCTTACAAGAGTGTGGGCACAATCGATTTCGCGGGGAATGCTCCGACATACGACCTCGACGTCAACGCAACCCACCCGGATTTCGCGGTGTTCCTGCGCGGGGTCGGCTATCGACCGATGAGCGACAAGCTCGGCGACTTGCGGCTTCATGCGAAGGTGGCGGGTGGGCTCGACAAGGCGAAGATTTCAAATCTCGAAGTGGGCATCGGTTCCACGACGGTGAGCGGCCCTGTCGAGATATCCTTCGATGGACCGCGCCCGAAGATCGTCGCCAAGCTCGATGCCGGCCCCATCGATGTCGATTCGTTTCTGCCTGCCGGCGATCCAAGCGGGGGCGAAGGCAAGCCGCGGCCGCGCGGCCAGGCGGTGACGGGCATCAATTCGCGCTGGTCGACGGCACCTCTCGATCTCGCAGGTCTCAAGTCCGCCGATGCCGATCTCACGCTCGCGAGTGCAGCACTCACCTCCGGGCAATACAGGATCGAGAGCGCCAAACTCACCTCGACGTTGTCGAACGGCACGCTCGATATCACTGGGCTGACCGGCAAGCTCCTTGACGGCAATCTCAAGCTGTCGGGGAGGCTCGAAGCCTCGGGCGAACCGGCAGCGAATTTCGATCTGAATCTCGATGGAGCCAACCTCGGCGAGGCCGGATTGAAGATCGGTGCTGTGCGGCTCATCAAGGGCTCATTGTCGGCGACGGCGAGCCTCTCGGCGCATGGCGCAAGCGAGGCCGCGTTCGTGCGCGCCTTGAACGGCAGCGGTTCGCTCAAGGTGCAAGACGGCACGCTCAGGGGAATCGACCTTTCGGCAATGAGCGACCGCGTCGCGAAGCTCGACCGCACGGTCGATCTGCTCGCCCTTGCCGCGATCGCGACCTCCGGCGGCGAAAGTCAGGTGAAAAGCCTCGCAGGTAGCTTCACGCTCAAGAACGGTGTCGGCGAAAACAAGGACCTGACGATCGAAACGGACGGCGCCTCCGGCAAGGGCGCGGGCACCCTCGATTTGCCGAACTGGTACATGGAATACGAGATCGCGTTCACGCTTACGGGTGCGGCCGACGCTCCACCCTTTTCGATCAAGCTCAAGGGCGCTCCGGACGAGCCGCGCAAGTTCCTGGATGCCAACGCGCTCCAGGAATACCTCTTGAAGCGCAGTGCCGCCGCGGTCAAGGACACGGGCAAGGAGAACAAGCCGGCCAACGCGGGACAGACTGCACCTGCCAATACGGAGGCGAATCCATCCGCCGACTCGATCATCCAGGATCTTTTGAAAAGCTTGAACAAGAAGGCCCCGCAATAA
- a CDS encoding ribbon-helix-helix domain-containing protein: MAGLAKRSVTIAGHRTSVSLEAPFWEALKEIASGRGISLNLLIEEIDGKRRGNLSSALRIHVLETLKASR, translated from the coding sequence ATGGCGGGCCTCGCGAAACGCTCGGTCACGATCGCGGGGCACCGCACGAGCGTGTCGCTCGAGGCACCTTTTTGGGAGGCCCTCAAGGAGATCGCGAGCGGGCGCGGGATTTCGCTGAACCTGCTGATCGAGGAGATCGACGGCAAGCGGCGCGGCAATCTTTCGAGCGCGTTGCGCATTCACGTGCTGGAGACACTGAAGGCTTCTCGGTGA